The following coding sequences lie in one Rutidosis leptorrhynchoides isolate AG116_Rl617_1_P2 chromosome 4, CSIRO_AGI_Rlap_v1, whole genome shotgun sequence genomic window:
- the LOC139844301 gene encoding heavy metal-associated isoprenylated plant protein 3 — protein MGAKKDDKKDSGEKKSGDAGGAKKADIGSSIIVLKLDLHCEGCAKKVKSSIRRLEGVQSVNADIEGNKLTVIGQVDPTVVKERVEHKTKKKVEIVSPQPKKDGEKGDKKGDDHKPTEKKIDDKKADAKKPKEVQSTMVVMKIPLHCEGCTHKIKRTVSKVKGVESVIPDASNDLVMVKGTMNVNELTPYLKEKLKRDVQIVPPKKDDKKDEKKDDKKEKVEGDKKPDGGDHKAKDEKKAVANEGSRGIEVVNKLEYYGHNPYTYTIPTYNQNNYNQDYGVSTSNHGYVNEGYVNHGYAMQYSNGPPPPPPMYLHDPSVPDAGMFSDENPNASCSIM, from the exons ATGGGAGCCAAGAAAGATGACAAGAAGGATTCCGGTGAGAAAAAGTCCGGCGATGCAGGCGGCGCAAAAAAGGCCGATATTGGATCGAGTATTATCGTATTGAAACTCGACTTGCATTGTGAGGGTTGCGCTAAAAAGGTCAAAAGTTCCATTCGCCGTTTAGAAG GTGTGCAAAGTGTGAATGCAGATATTGAGGGCAACAAGCTAACGGTCATCGGGCAAGTGGACCCCACAGTCGTTAAGGAGCGAGTCGAACATAAGACGAAGAAGAAGGTGGAGATAGTTTCGCCACAGCCGAAAAAAGACGGAGAGAAAGGAGATAAGAAAGGTGATGATCATAAGCCAACGGAGAAAAAAATCGATGACAAAAAGGCAGATGCTAAGAAACCCAAAGAG GTACAATCAACCATGGTTGTGATGAAAATTCCACTTCATTGCGAGGGATGTACGCACAAAATTAAACGAACCGTGTCAAAGGTTAAAG GGGTGGAATCTGTAATACCTGATGCTAGCAATGATTTAGTCATGGTGAAAGGGACAATGAACGTGAATGAACTTACTCCATACTTGAAAGAAAAATTAAAAAGAGATGTCCAAATTGTCCCTCCTAAAAAAGACGATAAAAAGGACGAAAAAAAGGACGATAAGAAGGAGAAGGTAGAAGGAGATAAAAAACCGGACGGAGGTGATCACAAGGCGAAAGACGAAAAGAAGGCAGTCGCAAACGAAGGAAGTAGAGGCATTGAGGTTGTTAACAAGTTGGAATATTATGGACATAATCCGTACACATACACAATTCCAACatataatcaaaataattataaccaAGATTATGGCGTTTCGACTTCTAACCATGGTTATGTGAATGAGGGTTACGTTAACCATGGGTACGCTATGCAATACTCGAATGGACCACCTCCACCACCTCCGATGTACCTTCACGACCCTAGTGTGCCGGATGCAGGGATGTTTAGTGACGAAAATCCTAATGCTTCGTGTTCAATCATGTGA